A single Numenius arquata chromosome 1, bNumArq3.hap1.1, whole genome shotgun sequence DNA region contains:
- the SLC35A5 gene encoding UDP-sugar transporter protein SLC35A5, which produces MKTKCCSRFVFCSKTSIYTFLLGGVFIALGSSRILLMKYSANEDNKYDYLPTTVNICSEVVKLVLCVVLALWVKKKEGCLDHPFECLSWKNFCNSMKWSIPAFLYFLDNLIVFYVLSYLQPAMAVLFSNFVIITTALLFRIVLKRKLSWVQWASLVILFLSIVALTLGTGGHQQSLAVHGFHHNMFFSPSNHCLLYAGPEEACLEKGNCVAPSFLPSFQWNVTSTMAGALKPLRLSLGHLLILVQCFISALANIYNEKILKDGDQLAESIFMQNSKLYAFGVLFNGLMLGLQSKDRRQIGNCGFFYGHNIFSVALIFVTAFLGLSVAFILKFRDNMFHVMTAQITTVIITTVSFVIFDFRPSLEFFLEAPVVLLSIFIYNASKPRGLEYATLRERGKLVKGDAWERSSGDGEEFERLNKPSSDIDTDEDSL; this is translated from the exons ATAACAAATATGATTACCTTCCTACAACAGTGAACATATGTTCTGAAGTTGTAAAACTGGTCCTGTGTGTGGTATTGGCACTatgggttaagaaaaaag agggTTGTTTGGATCATCCTTTTGAATGTCTTTCCTGGAAGAATTTTTGTAATTCCATGAAATGGTCAATTCCTGCCTTTCTTTACTTTTTGGATAACTTGATTGTCTTCTACGTACTGTCCTACCTCCAGCCA GCAATGGCTGTACTCTTCTCAAATTTTGTCATTATAACAACAGCTCTTCTCTTCAGGATAGTGCTAAA GCGAAAACTCTCTTGGGTACAATGGGCATCTCTGGTGATTTTATTCCTGTCCATCGTTGCCCTGACTCTGGGAACTGGAGGCCATCAGCAAAGCTTGGCTGTACATGGATTCCATCACAATATGTTTTTCAGTCCGTCTAACCACTGCCTTCTCTATGCTGGACCTGAGGAAGCATGCCTGGAAAAGGGCAACTGTGTAGCACCAAGTTTCCTTCCCAGCTTCCAGTGGAATGTCACCAGTACCATGGCAGGAGCATTGAAACCTCTCCGCCTCAGCCTGGGCCATCTGCTTATTCTAGTGCAGTGTTTTATTTCTGCCCTGGCTAACATCTATAATGAAAAGATCTTGAAAGATGGGGATCAACTTGCTGAAAGCATCTTCATGCAGAACAGCAAACTCTATGCTTTTGGAGTGCTGTTCAATGGGCTTATGCTCGGGCTGCAGTCTAAGGACCGGAGGCAAATAGGGAACTGTGGCTTCTTTTATGGGCACAACATCTTCTCGGTGGCTCTCATATTTGTGACAGCTTTCCTGGGGCTGTCTGTAGCCTTCATCTTGAAGTTCCGAGACAATATGTTCCATGTTATGACTGCTCAGATCACTACTGTCATCATCACCACTGTCTCTTTTGTCATCTTTGACTTCAGGCCTTCTCTAGAGTTCTTTTTGGAAGCTCCGGTAGTGCTTCTCTCCATATTCATCTATAATGCCAGTAAACCACGAGGCCTGGAATATGCCACTCTGCGGGAAAGGGGCAAACTCGTCAAAGGAGATGCATGGGAGAGGTCAAGTGGG GATGGAGAAGAATTTGAGAGACTGAACAAACCAAGCAGTGACATCGATACAGATGAAGATTCCCTCTAG